One Osmerus eperlanus chromosome 24, fOsmEpe2.1, whole genome shotgun sequence DNA window includes the following coding sequences:
- the bloc1s2 gene encoding biogenesis of lysosome-related organelles complex 1 subunit 2, which yields MAATGEEAAAMDSISRVPMAHPTALNLAGGSDTQAEAAAAPENATESLIPAPKKPSTNSDGGVETAEEATEPAEPDINELCTDMFDKMAVFLQGELTGTCEDYRLLENMNKLTSLKYMEMKDISINISRNLQDLNNKYASLQPYLDQINQIEEQVSSLEQAAYKLDTYSKKLEAKFKKLEKR from the exons ATGGCTGCCACGGGGGAGGAGGCTGCAGCAATGGACAGTATCTCCAGGGTACCTATGGCCCATCCAACGGCGCTGAACCTAGCTGGGGGCAGCGATAcccaggcagaggcagcagCGGCACCGGAGAATGCAACCGAAAGTCTAATACCCGCGCCTAAGAAGCCCAGCACTAACA gtgacgGTGGGGTGGAGACGGCAGAGGAGGCCACCGAGCCAGCCGAACCGGACATTAACGAGCTGTGCACGGACATGTTCGACAAGATGGCTGTGTTTCTACAAGGAGAACTCACAG GCACCTGTGAGGACTACCGTCTGCTAGAGAACATGAACAAGCTGACCAGCCTGAAGTACATGGAGATGAAAGACATCAGCATCAACATCAGCCGAAACCTGCAGGACCTAAACAACAAGT ACGCCAGTCTGCAGCCGTACTTGGACCAGATCAATCAGATCGAGGAGCAGGTGTCATCCCTGGAGCAGGCTGCCTACAAACTGGATACGTACTCCAAGAAACTAG AGGCCAAGTTCAAGAAACTGGAGAAGCGATGA
- the LOC134010814 gene encoding ubiquitin carboxyl-terminal hydrolase 24-like — protein METEEEQHMTTLLCMGFPDPVAIRKALRLAKNDINEAVALLTNESPGLGYGYEPMESGPAPGPGSSGDGETSGRTGTGGFDPPPAYHDVVDSERSNDENGNCSGSSMEFPTTNLYELESRVFTDHWSIPYKREESLGKCLVASTCLAKLGLADADENCKRFMDRCMHEAFKKLLTSSAVHKWGTEIHEGIYNMLMLLVELVAERVKQDPIPVGLMGVLTMAFNPDNEYHFKNRMKACQRNWAEVFGEENVFAISPSNAYQKEPHGWLVDLVNRFGEMGGFTAIQTKLNTEEIEIGCFGGEYRPKVYDQSNPYPDVRRRYWNAYMLFYQRISDQNSPVLPKKSRVSVMRQEAEDLTL, from the exons ATGGAGACCGAAGAGGAACAACATATGACAACTCTCCTCTGCATGGGCTTTCCAGACCCTGTTGCGATACGGAAGGCGCTCCGCTTGGCAAAGAACGATATCAACGAAGCAGTAGCACTTCTAACAAATGAAAGCCCCGGACTTGGGTACGGATATGAGCCGATGGAAAGCGGGCCTGCCCCGGGACCCGGCTCCAGTGGTGATGGGGAGACCAGCGGGCGGACTGGCACTGGAGGGTTTGACCCGCCGCCTGCTTACCACGATGTAGTGGATAGCGAG AGGAGCAATGACGAGAATGGGAACTGCTCCGGAAGCAGCATGGAGTTCCCCACCACTAACCTCTATGAGCTGGAGAGCAGAGTGTTCACCGATCACTGGTCCATCCCCTACAAGAGGGAGGAGTCGCTGGGAAAGTGCCTCGTCGCATCCACCTGCCTCGCCAAACTTG GTCTGGCCGACGCCGACGAGAACTGCAAGCGCTTCATGGACCGCTGCATGCACGAGGCCTTCAAAAAG ctGCTGACCAGCAGCGCGGTCCATAAGTGGGGCACAGAGATCCATGAGGGGATCTATAACATGTTAATGCTGCTGGTGGAGCTGGTGGCCGAGAGGGTCAAACAGGACCCCATACCTGTAGGCCTCATGGGGGTCCTGACCATG GCCTTCAACCCGGACAACGAGTACCACTTCAAGAACCGGATGAAGGCTTGCCAGAGAAACTGGGCCGAGGTGTTTGGAGAGGAGAACGTGTTTGCCATCTCCCCGAGCAACGCCTATCAAAag gaACCTCACGGCTGGTTGGTAGACCTGGTGAACCGG TTTGGGGAGATGGGAGGATTCACTGCCATCCAGACCAAGCTCAACACAGAGGAGATTGAGATTGGG TGCTTCGGAGGGGAGTACCGACCCAAAGTCTACGACCAGT CCAACCCCTACCCAGACGTGCGGAGGCGCTACTGGAACGCCTACATGCTGTTCTACCAGAGGATCAGTGACCAGAACTCTCCGGTGCTGCCCAAGAAGAGCCGTGTCAGCGTCATGAGACAGGAGGCCGAAGACCTCAccctgtga
- the LOC134010816 gene encoding ubiquitin carboxyl-terminal hydrolase 24-like has protein sequence MPASIYQMVRDENLKFMRNRDVYNSDYFNFTLSLASVNATKLKHPVYQAMAKESLQLAVHFLFHTYLRTKKKLRVDTEEWMATVEVLLSKSSEACQWLVQYLVGPEGREITKVCLLECSMREIRAVVGAILEKTLESALHFGDPGLDSLTDALLSLLDKDVPENVKNCAQYFSLFSNFAQRGHGPCQLLLKHSAYRRMLIFLLGPNRQNNQNRRWNPAQAREFLHLHTTLAMIALQSDLSTQRTRTHLGAPGSFKLSVGVIPHSTSLLPLNPDILASLFTPEGQPYLMEVMFAMRELSGPLAILIEMVTRCSFCNEPFSLGVLQLLKTQLETAPPHELKNVFQMLQELLVVEDPLQSQRLKYAFESEKGLLALMHQSNNVDSSRCYQCVKFLVTLAQKCAPAKDYFKDLSGHWSWAVQWLQKKMSEHYWTPQSNVSNETSTAKTFQRTISAQDTLAYATALLNEKEQSGSSNGSDGSPANENADRSLRQGSESPMMLGDSKSDLEDVDP, from the exons ATGCCTGCTAGCATCTACCAG ATGGTGCGGGATGAGAACCTGAAGTTCATGAGGAACAGAGACGTCTACAACAGCGACTACTTCAacttcaccctctccctcgcctccGTCAACGCA accAAGCTGAAGCACCCGGTCTATCAGGCCATGGCCAAAGAGAGTCTACAGCTAGCGGTTCACTTCCTCTTCCACACCTACCTACGCACCAAGAAGAAGCTccg GGTAGACACAGAGGAGTGGATGGCTACAGTGGAGGTGCTGCTGTCTAAGAGCAGCGAAGCCTGCCAGTGGCTGGTGCAGTACCTGGTGGGACCAGAGGGCCGAGAGATCACCAA GGTGTGTCTGCTGGAGTGCAGCATGAGGGAGATCAGGGCTGTGGTGGGCGCCATCTTGGAGAAGACCTTGGAGAGCGCGCTCCACTTTGGCGACCCGGGATTGGACAGCCTGACCGACGCCCTGCTCTCACTATTGGATAAGGATGTGCCAGAGAACGTCAAGAACTGTGCCCAGTACTTCAGCCTCTTCAGCAACTTTGCACagagg ggacATGGGCCGTGCCAGTTGTTGTTGAAACACTCTGCGTATCGCAGAATGCTTATCTTCCTTCTGGGGCCCAACAGGCAGAACAACCAG aacCGGCGCTGGAATCCAGCTCAGGCGCGAGagttcctccacctccacacgaCCCTGGCCATGATCGCCCTCCAGTCTGACCTCAGCACCCAGAGGACCAGG acacacctaggAG ctcccGGCTCCTTCAAGCTGAGTGTGGGTGTCATCCctcactccacctccctcctccccctcaaccCCGACATCCTGGCCTCGCTCTTCACCCCGGAGGGGCAGCCCTACCTGATGGAG GTGATGTTTGCCATGCGGGAGCTGTCTGGTCCACTGGCCATCCTCATAGAGATGGTGACACGCTGCTCTTTCTGCAACGAGCCCTTCTCCCTGGGAGTCCTGCAGCTGCTCAAG acccagCTGGAGACTGCTCCACCACACGAGCTGAAGAATGTGTTCCAGATGCTGCAGGAGCTGTTG gtggtgGAGGACCCCCTCCAATCCCAGAGGCTCAAGTACGCCTTCGAGTCAGAGAAAGGCCTCCTGG ctCTGATGCACCAGAGCAACAACGTGGACAGCAGCCGATGCTACCAATGTGTCAAGTTCCTGGTCACCCTGGCCCAGAA GTGTGCTCCTGCTAAGGACTACTTTAAGGACCTCTCTGGTCACTGGAGCTGGGCAGTGCAGTGGCTGCAGAAGAAG ATGTCAGAACACTACTGGACTCCACAGAGCAACGTCTCCAACGAGACGTCCACCGCCAAAACCTTCCAGCGTACCATCTctgctcag gacaccCTGGCATATGCCACAGCGCTGCTGAACGAGAAGGAGCAGTCAGGTAGCAGTAACGGCTCTGACGGCAGCCCAGCCAATGAGAACGCCGACCGCAGCCTCCGACAG